One window of Doryrhamphus excisus isolate RoL2022-K1 chromosome 13, RoL_Dexc_1.0, whole genome shotgun sequence genomic DNA carries:
- the LOC131140263 gene encoding solute carrier family 35 member G2-like, which translates to MNQRGRVFRFVLCSTLTMESTHLLGGAKKRVKIHPHTVTAKYATHGPYSPQAGIHTHFPQPGDEGYDDAPSFEDFGSFLEETSDKKQLTEAKRWPLTLFAAKDKDKGGTPTLQADGSGDGVEGGARVAKGPGKGVGEQLASFGEASVSASRFTWVGLLGAALGSGCVIILTRVASEHFSLGPLFLLLVRSIVQLLSVAVPLHKGENPFGPEGYRLRLLCYGVAYSLSLCCAYSSLTFVSPDNATTTWRLATMVLSATLAFLLLEERLSLVDGITLAAGLCGLGVLLLPAADESNSDSPTDPVVFWRGAFGWSLAALAGLWMALALVGYRSLKERVGVVTALFTVSWTGCLLTPAPLALLQEGWSWPESTLEWGLILGLVACSATAFIGVTHGLTRLHPALVSACQSLEVAVATVVHLALLPMAPTAAEVVGNTMVMLSVGWLVAVKLLPSRGAGRRHREEYEEILDSPIK; encoded by the exons ATGAACCAACGAGGTAGAGTTTTCAg GTTTGTCCTCTGCTCGACGTTGACGATGGAGTCCACCCACCTCCTGGGTGGTGCTAAGAAGCGAGTGAAGATCCACCCTCACACCGTCACAGCCAAATATGCCACGCACGGCCCTTACTCCCCGCAGGCTGGCATCCACACACACTTCCCTCAGCCTGGTGATGAGGGCTACGACGATGCACCCTCATTCGAGGACTTTGGCTCCTTCCTAGAGGAGACATCAGACAAGAAGCAGCTGACAGAAGCCAAGAGGTGGCCTCTGACTCTGTTTGCCGCCAAAGACAAGGACAAGGGGGGCACGCCGACACTCCAGGCGGACGGGAGTGGCGATGGTGTCGAAGGGGGAGCCAGAGTTGCAAAGGGACCTGGGAAAGGGGTTGGGGAACAGCTGGCGAGCTTTGGGGAGGCGTCTGTGTCCGCGTCCCGGTTCACCTGGGTTGGACTCTTGGGGGCAGCGCTGGGTAGCGGATGTGTGATTATTCTGACTCGTGTGGCCTCGGAGCACTTCAGTCTGGGTCCCCTCTTTCTTCTCTTGGTACGGTCCATCGTGCAGCTCCTCTCTGTGGCCGTACCACTCCACAAGGGGGAGAACCCCTTTGGACCAGAAGGTTACCGACTCCGTCTGCTGTGTTATGGCGTGGCCTACTCCCTCTCCCTCTGCTGTGCTTACTCATCACTGACCTTTGTCTCTCCTGACAATGCCACCACCACCTGGCGCCTTGCAACCATGGTGCTGTCGGCAACGCTCGCCTTCCTGTTGCTGGAGGAGCGTCTGAGTTTGGTGGATGGCATCACCCTTGCGGCGGGGCTGTGTGGTTTGGGAGTTCTGCTACTACCTGCTGCAGATGAGAGCAATTCTGATTCACCAACTGACCCGGTTGTGTTCTGGAGGGGTGCCTTTGGGTGGTCTCTGGCTGCACTTGCCGGGCTGTGGATGGCCCTAGCCTTGGTTGGGTACCGCTCCCTGAAGGAGAGAGTGGGGGTGGTCACAGCTCTCTTCACAGTGAGCTGGACGGGCTGCCTGCTGACACCGGCGCCACTGGCTCTGCTCCAGGAGGGCTGGTCTTGGCCCGAGAGCACCCTTGAATGGGGCCTGATCCTGGGCTTGGTGGCCTGCTCAGCCACTGCCTTTATAGGGGTGACGCACGGCCTCACCCGCCTCCACCCGGCACTGGTATCGGCCTGCCAAAGCTTGGAGGTGGCGGTCGCCACAGTAGTGCATCTGGCCTTGCTGCCGATGGCGCCCACCGCTGCGGAGGTGGTCGGGAACACGATGGTGATGCTGAGCGTCGGCTGGTTGGTGGCTGTGAAGCTGCTTCCCTCACGCGGGGCTGGGCGGCGCCACCGGGAGGAGTATGAGGAGATTCTGGACTCACCCATTAAATAG